A genomic stretch from Setaria viridis chromosome 1, Setaria_viridis_v4.0, whole genome shotgun sequence includes:
- the LOC117842101 gene encoding uncharacterized protein: protein MGDTGANMAHWAGIYGCGSGAPAATEATVVTAAVAGTVSSPTSGGSGGSPTRAQAAQPGVEGGRVGKPARRRSRASRRAPVTLLNTDTSNFRAMVQQFTGIPSGPYGPAAGGGGGPVISFGGGAGAGGDYGAGSLVRPSPTSAVMSFDHHHHLAAASQQQHHHHRGPTSLQGQLFRPQQQYAAAGGGDIGYGMHGGGGGGGDMPPFIHGFESSAEDRLLLQSIQAAQMMPTRPASTNNGNGYNFG, encoded by the coding sequence ATGGGTGACACGGGTGCGAACATGGCCCACTGGGCTGGGATCTACggctgcggcagcggcgctccggcggcgacggaggcgacggtggtgacggccgcggtggcggggaCGGTGTCGAGCCCGACGTCCGGCGGGTCGGGGGGCAGCCCCACCCGCGCGCAGGCGGCGCAGCCGGGGGTGGAGGGCGGGCGGGTCGGGaagcccgcgcggcggcggtcccGCGCGTCCCGCCGCGCCCCCGTCACGCTGCTCAACACGGACACCTCCAACTTCCGCGCCATGGTGCAGCAGTTCACCGGCATCCCATCCGGCCCCTACGGCCCCgcagccggcggaggcggcggccccgTGAtcagcttcggcggcggcgccggcgccggcggcgactaCGGTGCGGGATCGCTGGTGCGGCCTTCACCGACGTCCGCCGTGATGTCGttcgaccaccaccaccacctggcTGCGGcgtcgcagcagcagcaccaccaccaccgggggCCGACGTCGCTGCAGGGCCAGCTCTTCAGGCCGCAGCAGCAGTAcgccgcagccggcggcggcgacatcgGCTACGGcatgcacggcggcggcggcgggggcggggacaTGCCGCCGTTCATCCACGGGTTCGAGTCGTCGGCGGAGGaccggctgctgctgcagagCATCCAGGCGGCGCAGATGATGCCCACCCGCCCGGCTTCCACTAACAACGGCAATGGCTACAACTTCGGgtga